The proteins below come from a single Sander lucioperca isolate FBNREF2018 chromosome 20, SLUC_FBN_1.2, whole genome shotgun sequence genomic window:
- the phyh gene encoding phytanoyl-CoA dioxygenase, peroxisomal, with the protein MDVAYKRRLPTFSSYPCVRDHTGIQPDRKMSRAAERLRLMINHLDRSSATISAVPTSTQTFTSHPQTLRFTHDTGLLTPEQRLFYEENGFILIKNLVSEEDIDKFRKAFERICRQEVKIPGLVVMRDVAIVKSEFVPDEKAVSKLQDFQEDPELFQYCNLPQILNYVECFTGPNIMAMHTMLINKPPDAGKKTSRHPMHQDLHYFPFRPADSIVCAWTAMEKVDRQNGCLVVLPGTHTGTLQEHDYPEWEGGVNKMYHGVRGYDPKHPRVHLEMEKGDTVFFHSLLIHGSGMNRTQGFRKAISCHYASADCYYFDVKGTSQENIENEVKDIANRKYGLGEMTLKDIWALRGRLVQGERTSL; encoded by the exons ATGGATGTAGCCTATAAGAGACGTCTACCCACCTTCTCTAGTTATCCATGTGTACGGGATCACACCGGGATACAACCTGACAGGAAAATGTCTCGGGCTGCGGAAAGACTCAGACTGATGATCAATCACCTCGATCGATCATCTGCCACGATT AGCGCTGTACCAACTTCCACTCAGACCTTCACCAGTCACCCACAGACACTGAG ATTCACTCATGATACCGGCCTGCTGACCCCAGAACAGCGACTCTTCTATGAGGAAAATGGCTTCATCCTCATCAAGAATCTGGTGTCTGAAGAGGACATCGATAAGTTCAG GAAGGCGTTTGAACGGATCTGTCGACAGGAAGTGAAGATTCCTGGTCTGGTGGTGATGAGGGACGTGGCAATTGTTAAGTCAGAGTTCGTTCCTGATGAAAAAGCGGTTTCCAAACTCCAGGATTTCCAGGAAGACCCTGAACTGTTCCAGTACTGCAACTTACCAcag ATTCTGAACTATGTGGAGTGTTTCACTGGACCCAACATCATGGCCATGCACACAATGCTGATCAACAAGCCTCCTGATGCAG GTAAGAAGACGTCTCGTCACCCGATGCATCAGGATCTGCATTACTTCCCGTTCCGCCCAGCAGACAGTATTGTCTGCGCTTGGACGGCAATGGAGAAAGTAGACAGGCAGAACGGCTGCCTGGTCGTACTGCCGGGAACACACACCGGCACACTGCAGGAGCATGACTACCCAGAGTGGGAG GGTGGCGTAAACAAGATGTACCATGGAGTGCGTGGCTATGATCCGAAGCACCCCAGGGTGCACCTGGAGATGGAGAAGGGCGACACAGTCTTCTTCCATTCGCTGCTGATCCATGGCTCTGGCATGAACAGGACGCAGGGCTTCCGCAAG GCCATCTCCTGCCACTATGCCAGCGCTGACTGTTATTACTTCGATGTGAAGGGAACCTCACAGGAAAACATAGAGAATGAGGTAAAGGACATCGCAAACAGAAAGTACGGTTTGGGCGAAATGACGCTAAAG GACATCTGGGCTCTCCGAGGCCGTCTGGTGCAGGGAGAGAGGACTTCACTATAA